One stretch of Weissella koreensis KACC 15510 DNA includes these proteins:
- a CDS encoding adhesive domain-containing protein, whose protein sequence is MKKTLENLVVGENRITRKKLYKSKKMWVASLMIGAIIGSSGAVGPINDILGFNNNISHSIEAAVVHGELFSDINTSNNSGTSAQSGLDPSQDNNVNFTISGGSAVDVSLLGDNKKYAVLGIPTELQGKVVANGPAQVTTNITVPLDKFALLKTNLDLIHTLVNEVNRLQGLYPGVHADLTGVNNALDAVETALNSTTGSYNTSIQDNGTYLSADIGTGSSEIIANNLVTALSQLETAVNNTTFTGGLSSGLANTALAVPKKLAIDALEVSKTGLKSGGDLFNQIANISLFGSTTVVMPVTIKTADNLDNGKVNTEKFVGTMANPNFITVDLFTNSSGSSNVFIGKEQVDDLTAEKQDAIEKITALPNLDDETKQGYIDQVNSAKTADEITGIVDAATAADKKILDDAKTNAVTEINDMNNLTAEEKQGYVDQVNGAKTVGEVNDILEKARNADQEVDDLTAEKKDAIEKITALPNLDDETKQGYIDQVNSAKTADEITKIVDAAKAADEKAAADKLADDKKNAIEEINDLNNLDKDQKQDYIDQVNGAKTADEITKIVDAAKAADEKAAADKLADDKKNAIEEINDLNNLDKDQKQDYIDQVNGAKTADEITKIVDAAKAADEKAAADKLADDKKNAIEEINDLNNLDKDQKQDYIDQVNGAKTADEITKIVDAAKAADEKAAADKLADDKKNAIEEINDLNNLDKDQKQDYIDQVNGAKTADEITKIVDAAKAADEKAAADKLADDKKNAIEEINDLNNLDKDQKQDYIDQVNGAKAADEITKIVDAAKAADEKAAADKLADDKKNAIEEINDLNNLDKDQKQDYTNRINNAKTGADLDKVMQGVNLPQTEANNKLTMGVVVSIVLTSMLSLLYLLEKKRK, encoded by the coding sequence ATGAAAAAGACTCTCGAAAATTTAGTAGTAGGTGAAAATCGGATTACTAGAAAAAAACTATATAAATCTAAAAAAATGTGGGTAGCTTCTTTAATGATAGGAGCGATCATTGGATCTAGTGGGGCAGTAGGTCCAATTAATGATATTTTGGGCTTTAATAATAATATTAGTCATTCTATTGAGGCTGCAGTTGTCCATGGTGAATTGTTTTCTGATATTAATACAAGTAATAATAGCGGAACGAGTGCGCAAAGTGGGTTGGATCCCTCACAAGATAATAATGTTAATTTCACAATCAGCGGGGGAAGTGCCGTTGATGTTTCACTATTAGGTGATAATAAAAAATATGCGGTTTTGGGGATTCCTACTGAATTACAAGGGAAAGTTGTTGCCAATGGGCCAGCTCAAGTTACAACTAATATAACTGTCCCTCTGGATAAATTTGCTTTGTTAAAAACAAATTTGGATTTAATTCATACATTGGTAAATGAAGTTAATCGATTACAAGGATTGTATCCAGGAGTACATGCTGATTTGACTGGTGTTAATAATGCTTTAGATGCAGTTGAAACAGCTTTGAATTCCACAACGGGTAGTTATAATACCTCAATTCAAGATAATGGAACATATTTATCAGCTGATATTGGGACCGGTAGTAGTGAAATTATTGCTAATAATTTAGTAACTGCATTGAGTCAATTGGAGACGGCTGTTAATAATACGACATTTACTGGAGGACTTAGTTCCGGCTTGGCTAATACGGCCTTAGCTGTACCGAAGAAATTAGCAATAGATGCCTTAGAAGTTTCAAAGACTGGTTTGAAGTCTGGTGGTGATTTATTTAATCAAATAGCTAATATATCATTATTTGGATCCACTACTGTGGTGATGCCAGTAACAATTAAAACAGCTGATAATTTGGATAATGGTAAGGTGAATACTGAAAAGTTCGTTGGAACGATGGCTAATCCAAATTTTATCACGGTTGATCTTTTCACAAATAGTTCAGGATCAAGTAATGTCTTTATTGGAAAAGAACAAGTCGATGACTTAACAGCAGAAAAGCAAGATGCGATAGAAAAGATCACAGCGTTGCCAAACTTAGATGACGAAACAAAGCAAGGATATATCGATCAAGTTAATAGCGCCAAGACAGCGGATGAAATTACAGGGATCGTGGACGCAGCGACAGCTGCAGATAAGAAGATCTTGGATGACGCGAAAACAAATGCAGTAACAGAAATTAATGATATGAATAATCTTACTGCAGAAGAAAAGCAAGGATATGTTGATCAAGTAAATGGAGCTAAAACAGTAGGTGAAGTAAACGATATTCTAGAAAAGGCGCGAAATGCCGACCAAGAAGTCGATGACTTAACAGCAGAAAAGAAAGACGCGATAGAAAAGATTACGGCATTGCCAAACTTGGATGACGAGACAAAGCAAGGATATATCGATCAAGTTAATAGTGCCAAGACAGCCGATGAAATCACAAAGATCGTAGATGCAGCGAAAGCTGCAGATGAGAAGGCAGCGGCAGATAAGCTAGCTGACGACAAGAAGAATGCGATTGAAGAGATAAACGACTTGAATAATCTTGATAAGGACCAGAAGCAAGACTATATAGATCAAGTAAATGGGGCTAAGACAGCCGATGAAATCACAAAGATCGTAGATGCAGCGAAGGCTGCAGATGAGAAGGCAGCGGCAGATAAGCTAGCTGACGACAAGAAGAATGCGATTGAAGAGATAAACGACTTGAATAATCTTGATAAGGACCAGAAGCAAGACTATATAGATCAAGTAAATGGGGCTAAGACAGCCGATGAAATCACAAAGATCGTAGATGCAGCGAAGGCTGCAGATGAGAAGGCAGCGGCAGATAAGCTAGCTGACGACAAGAAGAATGCGATTGAAGAGATAAACGACTTGAATAATCTTGATAAGGACCAGAAGCAAGACTATATAGATCAAGTAAATGGGGCTAAGACAGCCGATGAAATCACAAAGATCGTAGATGCAGCGAAGGCTGCAGATGAGAAGGCAGCGGCAGATAAGCTAGCTGACGACAAGAAGAATGCGATTGAAGAGATAAACGACTTGAATAATCTTGATAAGGACCAGAAGCAAGACTATATAGATCAAGTAAATGGGGCTAAGACAGCCGATGAAATCACAAAGATCGTAGATGCAGCGAAGGCTGCAGATGAGAAGGCAGCGGCAGATAAGCTAGCTGACGACAAGAAGAATGCGATTGAAGAGATAAACGACTTGAATAATCTTGATAAGGACCAGAAGCAAGACTATATAGATCAAGTAAATGGGGCTAAGGCAGCCGATGAAATCACAAAGATCGTAGATGCAGCGAAGGCTGCAGATGAGAAGGCAGCGGCAGATAAGCTAGCTGACGACAAGAAGAATGCGATTGAAGAGATAAATGACTTGAATAATCTTGATAAGGACCAGAAGCAAGACTATACTAATCGAATTAATAACGCCAAAACGGGGGCAGATCTAGATAAAGTTATGCAAGGTGTAAACTTACCACAGACAGAAGCAAATAATAAGTTGACGATGGGTGTAGTAGTTTCAATTGTATTAACTAGTATGCTATCACTATTATATTTATTAGAAAAAAAGCGTAAATAA
- a CDS encoding ankyrin repeat domain-containing protein, with protein MNKKVFLVVLGVFLLSGVIYTFFQLKEVTISKDNESSTKVSKIDNKSSRQRNEYRTGDLILAVNQHNLKKVNLIVNTPYYKIDELDSNRNTPLNLAVHNNDVQIAKVLINKGADINLQNDMKDSPYLYAGAEGRTEILREMLKNSQPDLSKHNRYGGNALIPAAEKGHIDNVKLLLDYGQENINYQNNFGYTALIEVVGLRENNQIYQDITRILLQHGADQSITDNSGRTAADYAMQKNSIEILNILNQFH; from the coding sequence ATGAATAAAAAGGTGTTTTTAGTGGTTTTAGGTGTTTTTTTATTAAGTGGCGTAATATATACTTTTTTTCAGTTAAAAGAAGTGACAATTAGTAAGGATAATGAAAGTTCAACTAAAGTTTCTAAAATTGATAATAAATCAAGTCGTCAAAGAAATGAGTATAGAACAGGAGATTTAATCTTAGCTGTGAATCAACATAATTTAAAAAAAGTTAATTTAATTGTGAATACACCATATTATAAAATTGATGAATTAGATTCCAACCGAAATACCCCATTAAATTTAGCTGTTCATAATAATGATGTCCAAATTGCTAAAGTATTAATTAATAAAGGTGCTGATATTAACCTTCAAAATGATATGAAAGACAGTCCCTATTTATATGCTGGGGCTGAGGGAAGAACGGAAATTTTACGAGAGATGTTAAAAAATTCGCAACCAGATTTAAGTAAGCATAATCGTTATGGTGGCAATGCTTTAATTCCAGCAGCAGAAAAGGGACATATTGATAACGTTAAATTACTTTTAGATTATGGACAAGAAAATATAAATTATCAAAATAATTTTGGATATACTGCTTTAATTGAGGTTGTGGGGCTTCGAGAAAATAATCAAATATATCAAGATATTACACGCATATTATTACAGCATGGTGCAGACCAGTCAATTACGGATAATTCAGGGCGGACTGCAGCAGATTATGCAATGCAAAAAAACAGTATTGAGATTTTGAATATTTTAAATCAATTTCATTAA
- a CDS encoding linear amide C-N hydrolase yields MCTSIKMQAKDGSLIFARTMDWHPFNPQVLTIPKKYQWVSTTDTSKILINKFKVMGVGHDIPNIHVDISDGINEHGLAVQKLTSNQQFNNDTNIFKNDRISLAPFEVVTWILGNCTSVNDVIDKIKNIQVIPDIDKDHAILGQNLHYALTDPTGKLINLETIGAQLRVVKNPIGVVTNSPNLQREIAKLDQFLDFSKPATHLNAIASDDFNGKHTMPGGFNPSARFIRATILKEHAITPENRDENIIETWHILDSVNVPKSHNRSDTYTIYQSAVDLTSHRLYFQKYDDLSISIYDFN; encoded by the coding sequence ATGTGCACTAGTATCAAAATGCAGGCTAAAGACGGTAGTTTAATCTTTGCTCGGACAATGGACTGGCATCCATTCAATCCCCAAGTTTTAACCATTCCCAAAAAATATCAATGGGTTAGTACTACTGACACTAGCAAAATTTTAATAAATAAATTTAAAGTCATGGGCGTTGGACATGATATTCCTAATATTCATGTTGATATTTCAGATGGCATTAATGAACACGGATTAGCTGTCCAAAAGTTAACTTCTAATCAACAATTTAATAATGATACAAATATTTTTAAAAATGACCGAATTTCTCTAGCTCCTTTTGAAGTAGTTACTTGGATCTTAGGTAACTGTACATCAGTAAATGATGTTATAGATAAAATAAAGAACATTCAAGTCATTCCTGATATAGATAAAGATCACGCTATTCTAGGTCAAAACCTTCACTACGCCTTAACTGATCCAACTGGAAAATTAATTAATCTTGAAACAATAGGCGCTCAGTTAAGAGTTGTCAAAAATCCAATTGGCGTTGTGACAAATTCACCCAATTTGCAACGAGAAATAGCTAAATTAGATCAATTTTTGGATTTTTCAAAACCTGCAACTCATTTAAATGCCATAGCCAGTGATGATTTTAATGGAAAACATACCATGCCTGGCGGATTTAATCCTTCCGCACGTTTTATTCGGGCCACTATTTTAAAAGAACACGCAATTACTCCTGAAAATCGTGATGAAAATATTATTGAAACATGGCATATTTTAGACAGTGTTAACGTCCCAAAAAGTCATAATCGTTCTGATACATACACGATTTATCAAAGTGCGGTTGATCTAACTTCTCACCGTCTTTATTTTCAAAAATATGATGATTTATCTATTTCAATTTATGACTTTAACTAA
- a CDS encoding cupin domain-containing protein has product MIKNNEIKDGTIFEAGQPNPYGEYFVGDTFLTNLIQAPTGDLGVGVVAFEPSSRNNWHIHHDGYQILLVTAGEGWYQEEGKPAVSLKKGDRIVTADGIKHWHGAKKDSWFEHIAITTGTPEWLEPVSDEIYDTLV; this is encoded by the coding sequence ATGATTAAAAATAATGAAATTAAAGATGGAACTATTTTTGAAGCTGGACAACCAAATCCGTATGGGGAATATTTTGTTGGGGACACATTTTTAACTAACTTAATTCAAGCTCCCACAGGGGACTTAGGTGTTGGTGTCGTTGCATTTGAACCAAGTTCACGAAATAATTGGCATATTCATCATGATGGATATCAAATTTTATTGGTAACGGCTGGTGAAGGTTGGTATCAAGAAGAAGGTAAGCCGGCAGTATCCTTGAAGAAGGGTGATCGAATTGTTACAGCTGATGGAATTAAGCATTGGCACGGTGCTAAAAAAGATAGCTGGTTTGAACATATTGCGATTACTACTGGAACACCAGAATGGCTGGAACCAGTTAGTGATGAAATTTATGATACATTAGTTTAG
- a CDS encoding carboxymuconolactone decarboxylase family protein, which produces MSEKVTAGHDALGEFAPKFAELNDDVLFGQVWSREEQFAGRDRSLITITALISTGAFEQLSFHMQKGKANGITKDEISEVITQLAFYVGWPKAWSAFKVAQEVYQEEK; this is translated from the coding sequence ATGAGTGAAAAAGTAACTGCGGGACATGATGCTTTAGGTGAATTTGCGCCTAAATTTGCCGAATTAAATGATGATGTTCTATTTGGTCAAGTATGGTCACGTGAAGAACAATTTGCTGGGCGAGATCGAAGTTTAATTACTATTACAGCTTTAATTTCAACGGGAGCCTTTGAACAATTGAGTTTCCATATGCAAAAAGGAAAAGCAAATGGAATTACAAAAGATGAAATTTCTGAAGTAATTACACAATTGGCATTTTATGTTGGATGGCCTAAAGCATGGTCAGCTTTTAAGGTTGCTCAAGAAGTTTATCAGGAGGAAAAATAA
- a CDS encoding DUF2255 family protein has protein sequence MALTQQQVDKFMQLDDLHVAPYYEDGKTTGKLTWIWFVVADDNLYIRAWNGENSRWFKSARQQKEGIVQIGGEKYQAEFEYIAIEQNKKLIHKIDEGYRLKYADSRYLLPMIAKGPQNATFRVKLVD, from the coding sequence ATGGCATTAACGCAACAACAGGTTGATAAATTTATGCAACTTGATGATTTACATGTTGCTCCGTATTATGAAGACGGTAAAACGACTGGTAAATTAACGTGGATTTGGTTTGTAGTGGCCGATGATAACCTTTATATTCGAGCTTGGAATGGAGAAAACTCCAGATGGTTTAAATCTGCACGTCAACAAAAAGAAGGTATTGTACAAATTGGCGGGGAAAAATATCAAGCTGAATTTGAATACATTGCAATAGAACAAAATAAAAAATTAATCCATAAAATCGATGAAGGTTATCGTTTAAAATATGCGGATAGTCGTTATCTTTTGCCAATGATTGCAAAAGGACCACAAAATGCAACTTTTCGCGTTAAGTTAGTGGATTAA
- a CDS encoding LysR family transcriptional regulator produces MEIRVLKYFLEVANLGTITAAANKLNITQPALSKQIKVLENDLGVKLLDREKKPLRLTNEGIYLAKQAETILNLTEKTILNIKSNDVITGEITIGAAETPLFSIIIAAINTMQNVYPNVTINLVSGSLNDLLDRLNHGLLDFLFALDFNVKGQYDFIDLPQKIRRGAYLNLDHPESNQISMPTNKLLQYPLIISRNPIWKDYLGALTNKTINELNIKMTFNLIGNAILYPKLNSNVMLIGIEGLIESPEIKFIPLDEKTTSTGTIIWNHTPFLSALHEEFIYYLNRQIDDLK; encoded by the coding sequence ATGGAAATTAGAGTCCTGAAATATTTTTTAGAAGTAGCCAATTTAGGTACTATAACTGCTGCAGCAAATAAATTAAATATAACGCAACCTGCGCTTTCAAAACAAATTAAGGTCCTAGAAAATGATTTAGGCGTTAAATTACTTGATCGTGAAAAAAAGCCTTTACGTCTTACTAATGAAGGAATTTATTTAGCTAAACAAGCTGAAACTATTTTAAACTTAACCGAAAAAACAATTTTAAATATAAAGAGTAATGATGTCATTACCGGAGAAATTACTATTGGGGCCGCTGAGACTCCGTTGTTTTCAATTATAATTGCGGCTATAAATACCATGCAGAATGTATATCCCAACGTTACCATTAATCTAGTCTCAGGAAGTTTAAATGATTTACTAGATAGATTAAATCATGGATTACTTGATTTTCTATTTGCGCTCGATTTTAATGTAAAAGGTCAATATGATTTTATTGATTTACCTCAAAAAATTAGGCGGGGAGCTTATTTGAATCTAGATCATCCAGAATCAAATCAAATTAGTATGCCCACTAATAAATTATTACAATATCCATTAATTATTTCCAGAAATCCAATCTGGAAAGATTATCTAGGAGCACTTACTAATAAAACGATCAATGAACTAAACATTAAAATGACCTTTAATTTGATCGGTAATGCTATTCTATACCCTAAATTAAATTCTAATGTTATGCTAATTGGCATTGAAGGATTAATTGAAAGCCCCGAAATAAAATTTATCCCCCTTGATGAAAAAACTACATCAACTGGAACTATCATTTGGAATCACACACCCTTTTTATCTGCATTACATGAAGAATTTATATATTATTTAAACCGACAAATTGATGATTTAAAATAA
- a CDS encoding glycosyltransferase family 8 protein — protein sequence MPESINLLVTLDENYLPHLKVMLFSLHQNNLEQLFDLWLLHEKIPDQKLIELEILLKKLNINLHSIKITDQLFANAPTVERYPREMYFRLACGILLPDNVKRVIYLDPDILVINSIKPLWELDLEGNVFAASVHAGLTNISKGINNIRLQTTNNYFNSGVLLIDVAKAREVVKLDDIYRTIQKYGDYLLLPDQDVMNHLYSHVTLEISEEIWNYDTRRSNIYFTRNIKNFNMQWVAQNTVILHFCGKPKPWTGKNNTRFGLIYSHYQQLLNQLELN from the coding sequence ATGCCTGAAAGCATTAATTTACTCGTAACACTTGATGAAAATTATCTACCCCATCTAAAAGTAATGTTGTTTTCATTACATCAAAATAATTTAGAACAACTTTTTGATCTATGGCTCCTGCACGAAAAGATTCCTGATCAAAAATTAATTGAACTAGAAATACTACTTAAAAAATTAAATATCAACCTACATTCCATTAAAATTACAGATCAACTCTTTGCAAACGCGCCAACTGTTGAACGTTATCCTCGAGAGATGTATTTTCGTCTTGCCTGTGGTATTTTGTTACCAGATAATGTTAAACGTGTCATTTATCTGGATCCTGATATCCTAGTAATTAATTCCATCAAGCCGCTATGGGAACTAGATCTAGAAGGAAATGTTTTTGCTGCTTCGGTCCACGCAGGTTTAACTAATATTTCAAAAGGCATAAATAATATTCGTTTACAAACAACTAACAATTATTTTAATTCTGGGGTCCTTTTGATTGATGTTGCTAAAGCTCGTGAAGTCGTTAAATTAGATGATATTTATCGCACCATTCAAAAATATGGTGACTATCTATTACTTCCAGATCAAGATGTAATGAATCATCTTTATAGTCATGTAACACTCGAAATTAGTGAAGAAATATGGAATTATGATACTCGTCGCTCTAATATATATTTCACACGTAATATCAAAAATTTCAATATGCAATGGGTTGCTCAAAATACGGTTATTTTACATTTTTGTGGCAAGCCAAAGCCATGGACCGGGAAAAATAATACCCGTTTTGGTTTAATTTATTCTCATTACCAACAACTTCTCAATCAACTTGAATTAAATTAA
- a CDS encoding potassium channel family protein, translated as MAETYAVVGLGRFGSSLLESLISDGQEVLAIDNNTEMIQNYMGLATHAVIADAQDEESLRELDLASFDHVIVAIGHNQQASILATIILKDIGCKHVIAKAENNLHARVLNKVGADEVVRPEHEMAQQVANRLVSPNLLNYISLSDDYSIGEIKITNFSFINQSLADLDIRSKYGLNVIAVKAHDQLSVSPEADYVLNIGDVLTVIGTSEDVQKFDRLVSGIKQ; from the coding sequence ATGGCAGAGACATACGCAGTGGTCGGACTGGGACGTTTTGGTAGTTCATTATTAGAATCACTAATCAGCGATGGTCAAGAAGTCTTAGCAATCGATAATAATACTGAAATGATTCAAAATTATATGGGATTAGCTACGCATGCTGTTATTGCTGATGCTCAGGATGAAGAATCTCTCCGTGAATTAGACTTAGCTTCTTTTGATCATGTTATTGTAGCCATTGGTCATAATCAACAAGCTTCAATTTTAGCAACAATTATTTTAAAAGATATTGGATGTAAGCATGTTATTGCTAAAGCAGAAAATAATCTACATGCCCGCGTCCTTAATAAGGTTGGTGCTGATGAGGTAGTTCGGCCTGAACATGAAATGGCTCAACAAGTAGCCAATCGCTTAGTATCACCTAACTTATTGAATTACATTTCTTTGAGCGATGATTATTCAATTGGGGAAATTAAAATCACTAATTTTTCATTCATTAATCAATCCTTAGCTGATTTAGATATTCGATCTAAGTATGGATTAAATGTCATTGCAGTTAAAGCCCATGATCAACTATCAGTTTCACCCGAAGCCGATTATGTCTTAAATATTGGTGATGTTTTAACGGTTATTGGAACCAGTGAAGACGTTCAAAAATTCGATCGATTAGTTTCTGGAATCAAACAATAA
- a CDS encoding amino acid permease, whose product MSEQRELTRALSARHVQMIALGGSIGTGLFLGSGTAIHSAGPALILAYLVTGIFAFLMMRAVGELLLSNLKIRSFIDFAKIYLGTKWEFAIGWAYWLAWASLAMADLTATGIYIRYWLPNVPQWLTPLIVVLVLVALNLTTVKLFGEMEALFASIKIIAILALIASGLIMIMTGFHQGHNVASFQNLISHGGFFPKGLKGFILAFPMVIFSFTGIEMIGLTAGETKNPKIDIPRAINAVPIRIALFYIGAITIIMAIFPWNQITTTQSPFVQVFASSGINFAAGIINFVVLTAALSAANSAIFSTSRTLYVLAKNRLAPHSLAHLSKNNVPITGMLASAIVFLIVVLLNYFFPSQAFNLITGVANTSFIFVWILILITHLKYRKTNAQLNSFKMPWFPYTDYLTIIFYIFIIIILIINPSTTLSVILTFVFFAIMLGGYQILDRRNNNSSF is encoded by the coding sequence ATGTCTGAACAACGTGAATTAACCCGAGCACTTTCAGCTCGTCATGTCCAAATGATCGCTCTAGGTGGGTCAATTGGGACAGGCCTTTTTTTAGGATCAGGAACTGCAATCCATTCAGCTGGACCGGCCCTAATTCTAGCTTACCTAGTTACCGGAATTTTTGCCTTTTTAATGATGCGTGCCGTCGGTGAACTTCTTTTATCAAATTTAAAAATTCGTTCATTTATTGATTTTGCAAAAATATATCTTGGAACAAAATGGGAATTTGCTATTGGTTGGGCCTATTGGTTAGCTTGGGCTAGCTTAGCTATGGCCGACCTTACCGCCACTGGTATTTATATACGTTACTGGCTACCCAATGTCCCGCAATGGTTAACGCCACTTATTGTAGTCTTAGTCTTAGTGGCACTCAATTTAACCACCGTCAAACTATTCGGTGAAATGGAGGCTCTATTTGCATCAATTAAAATCATTGCAATTTTAGCTTTGATTGCAAGTGGTTTAATCATGATTATGACTGGTTTTCATCAAGGTCATAATGTGGCTTCTTTTCAAAATTTAATTAGCCATGGTGGTTTCTTCCCAAAAGGCCTTAAAGGTTTTATTCTAGCTTTCCCAATGGTTATCTTCTCTTTTACCGGAATTGAAATGATTGGTTTAACCGCTGGTGAAACAAAAAATCCTAAAATTGATATTCCTCGTGCGATTAATGCTGTCCCTATTAGAATTGCACTTTTCTATATCGGTGCCATTACTATTATCATGGCAATTTTTCCATGGAATCAAATTACAACAACTCAATCCCCATTTGTGCAAGTTTTTGCCAGCTCTGGGATTAATTTTGCTGCTGGAATTATTAATTTTGTCGTTTTAACCGCCGCACTATCAGCCGCTAATTCAGCCATTTTTTCAACATCACGAACTCTCTATGTATTAGCAAAAAATCGTTTAGCCCCTCATTCTTTAGCACACTTATCAAAAAACAATGTACCGATTACCGGAATGCTTGCTTCAGCCATTGTTTTCCTAATTGTCGTTTTACTTAATTATTTTTTCCCCAGTCAGGCTTTTAATTTGATTACTGGTGTTGCTAATACTTCATTCATCTTTGTTTGGATACTTATTTTAATCACTCATTTGAAATATCGTAAGACAAACGCTCAATTAAATTCTTTCAAGATGCCTTGGTTTCCATATACAGACTACCTCACGATTATTTTTTACATATTTATTATAATAATTTTAATTATTAATCCTTCAACTACATTATCAGTGATACTAACTTTTGTTTTCTTTGCTATCATGCTCGGTGGATATCAAATCTTAGACCGTCGAAATAATAATTCGAGCTTTTAA
- the lepB gene encoding signal peptidase I yields the protein MKTFKSIITSWVLPILIGLALALIIRQFWFTIVRVDGTSMEPNLVNNERVLVLRPSEIKRGSVVVFNAQGVDPAVQNKLDYVKRVVGLPGDTVSAKDGNLYVNDKKVDQSYLPKSEREATNSVNNVGNWDNLSELGQHMNWVKDSQTITVPKGKYFVLGDHRSVSNDSRYWGFVPKDKMFGVVKVGFWTKAEPKDAINQQYLHFFDTK from the coding sequence ATGAAAACTTTTAAATCGATTATAACATCATGGGTTTTACCAATTTTAATCGGTTTGGCATTGGCCTTAATCATCCGGCAATTTTGGTTTACGATTGTTCGTGTTGATGGGACTTCAATGGAACCTAACTTAGTTAATAATGAACGGGTCCTAGTTTTACGCCCATCAGAAATTAAACGTGGTAGTGTCGTAGTTTTCAATGCTCAAGGCGTTGATCCAGCTGTCCAAAATAAACTTGATTATGTTAAACGTGTTGTTGGATTACCTGGAGACACGGTTTCTGCTAAAGATGGTAATCTCTATGTTAATGATAAAAAAGTTGATCAATCTTACCTTCCCAAATCTGAACGTGAAGCAACAAATAGTGTAAACAATGTAGGAAATTGGGATAATTTATCTGAATTAGGTCAACATATGAACTGGGTTAAAGATAGTCAAACAATTACTGTTCCAAAAGGAAAATATTTTGTTCTAGGTGACCATCGTTCAGTTTCAAATGATTCTCGTTATTGGGGATTTGTTCCCAAAGATAAAATGTTTGGAGTCGTTAAAGTTGGTTTCTGGACCAAGGCTGAACCAAAAGATGCAATTAACCAACAATATTTACATTTCTTTGATACCAAATAA